A stretch of Miscanthus floridulus cultivar M001 chromosome 13, ASM1932011v1, whole genome shotgun sequence DNA encodes these proteins:
- the LOC136499776 gene encoding uncharacterized protein: protein MKESSYKSPLMIAYCQEVCKLEDKFQGIKLHHVPRKDNDAADFLAKLAARWDPSPSGVFINDVHEPSTRILEGPTQTHPNSQPVLGGSDPSTSITSSPADVAVLALDQTDWRVPLLAYLPEEVLPPERTKAQ, encoded by the coding sequence atgaaggagtcctcctacaaaagtcccctcatgatagcatactgccaagaggtgtgtaagctcgaggacaaattccagggaatcaaactgcatcatgtcccaAGAAAGGACAACGACGCCGCtgatttcctcgcaaaactggccgccaggtgggatccatccccgagcggagtcttcatcaacgacgttCATGAGCCGTccacccgcatcctagaaggtccgaccCAGACACACCCCAACAGCCagccggtgctcgggggctctgatccCAGTACCTCTATAACGTCATCACCCGCGGacgtcgccgtattggcacttgatcaaaccgattggcgagtaccactactcgcctacctccctgaggaggttctcccacctgaaagaacTAAAGCCCAATGA